The following proteins are encoded in a genomic region of Gimesia algae:
- a CDS encoding PAS domain-containing protein, whose product MARKQNDASNPPKTLRERAEAMLRKSRDDVADMGTEEIQALVHELQVHQMELEIQNEELRQSQHELAESHDRYADLYDFAPVGYVTFDEDGEILEANLAAASLFGVERQNFLGVKLSRFVIQDSQDTFYLHEQAVFSSEAKQSCELAMHKLDGTQLFVQMESIRFQDPTTHAKRCRTALNDITERKHAELKLSESERRFRRLTTAVTDYIFTVRLENGKATETIHESNCFAVTGYTAEEFTTNPMLWISMVPEDDRAIVNQQVSIILSRQEAPLIEHRIRRKDGQIRWVWNVSVAQYDSVGQLASYDGLIRDITEQKESEGKIQRLNETLEQRVADQTHEVKLLAEAMANLAEGVMITGGNLHWPGPQIKYVNEAMCQMTGYRAEELIGQPPRILQGENSNKAIIKRLRNDLLKKRPHLCEIVNHRKDGTPYNAELFISPMFDTEGNHTDFVTILRDATDRKLKERLLQESVERIRAILNGTADAIVTIDSKGLIVAANSAAELLFGYTLDELINTNVSILMPPPYCDEHDGYITRYLETGEARIIGVGRELVGRRKDGTIFPMELAVAAVDHLGLFTGVIHNISDRKAAEESLRRAHALSESIIDTAQAIIVVLDTGGHILRINSFLEQLTEYTQNEVQGRDWCETFIPAEQRDWIRKLFEDTSNGNSTGENVNSIVTKSGDHRKINWRSTTLKNDDHNVIGIISVGTDITELNLTQEKLLQAGRLSAIGEAMTGLTHESRNALARSQANLRRVSRRL is encoded by the coding sequence ATGGCAAGGAAACAGAATGACGCATCAAATCCACCCAAAACTTTACGTGAGCGGGCGGAAGCGATGCTGAGAAAATCACGAGACGATGTTGCCGACATGGGAACCGAAGAGATTCAGGCTCTGGTCCACGAGCTTCAGGTTCACCAAATGGAACTGGAAATCCAGAACGAGGAACTTCGGCAGAGCCAGCATGAATTAGCGGAATCGCATGACCGCTATGCTGATCTATACGACTTTGCCCCGGTTGGTTACGTGACATTCGACGAAGACGGCGAAATTCTCGAAGCAAATCTGGCGGCCGCAAGCTTGTTCGGTGTGGAGAGGCAGAATTTTCTTGGAGTGAAGCTGTCCCGTTTTGTCATCCAAGATTCTCAAGATACCTTCTATCTGCATGAGCAGGCCGTCTTCTCCAGTGAGGCCAAACAGTCCTGTGAACTGGCCATGCATAAATTGGACGGCACACAACTCTTCGTGCAAATGGAAAGTATCAGATTTCAAGACCCAACCACTCATGCTAAACGTTGCCGCACGGCCCTCAACGATATCACCGAACGAAAGCATGCAGAGTTAAAACTTTCAGAGAGCGAGCGGCGCTTTCGGCGGCTCACCACTGCGGTCACCGATTACATCTTCACCGTCCGCTTGGAAAACGGTAAAGCAACCGAAACGATCCATGAATCGAACTGTTTCGCTGTCACAGGTTATACTGCAGAAGAATTCACGACCAATCCGATGTTGTGGATTAGCATGGTACCGGAGGATGATCGTGCGATAGTCAACCAGCAAGTCTCCATCATTCTTTCGCGACAAGAGGCACCATTGATTGAACACCGTATCCGCCGCAAAGACGGACAAATTCGCTGGGTGTGGAATGTGTCGGTTGCCCAGTATGACTCTGTCGGCCAGTTAGCATCGTATGATGGACTGATCCGTGACATTACAGAACAGAAAGAATCCGAAGGGAAAATTCAGAGGCTCAACGAAACGCTGGAGCAACGCGTTGCCGATCAAACGCACGAAGTAAAATTACTGGCCGAAGCAATGGCGAATCTGGCCGAAGGGGTGATGATCACCGGTGGCAATTTGCACTGGCCGGGACCACAGATCAAATATGTCAATGAGGCGATGTGCCAGATGACGGGCTATAGGGCTGAGGAGTTGATCGGCCAACCCCCTCGCATCCTGCAAGGAGAAAATTCTAACAAGGCTATCATTAAGCGGCTCCGGAATGACTTGTTGAAGAAACGTCCACACCTGTGTGAGATTGTCAATCACCGCAAAGATGGTACGCCGTACAACGCTGAATTGTTTATCAGTCCGATGTTTGATACCGAGGGAAACCACACGGATTTTGTTACCATCCTTCGCGATGCCACCGACAGGAAACTAAAAGAACGTCTGCTGCAAGAGAGTGTGGAGCGGATTCGTGCAATCTTGAATGGTACAGCCGATGCAATCGTCACCATTGACTCAAAAGGCTTGATTGTGGCGGCCAATTCAGCCGCTGAATTGTTGTTTGGTTACACCCTAGACGAACTCATCAATACTAATGTCAGTATCTTGATGCCGCCCCCCTATTGCGACGAGCATGATGGTTACATCACCCGCTACCTGGAGACCGGGGAGGCCAGGATTATTGGCGTGGGCCGCGAGTTGGTCGGACGCCGCAAGGATGGCACAATCTTTCCCATGGAACTGGCCGTTGCTGCGGTCGATCATCTGGGGCTCTTTACAGGTGTCATTCACAATATTAGCGATCGAAAAGCAGCAGAAGAATCGCTGCGGCGTGCACACGCGCTTAGCGAAAGCATCATCGATACGGCACAAGCTATTATTGTTGTGCTGGATACCGGCGGACATATATTACGGATCAACTCATTTCTAGAACAGTTAACGGAATACACCCAGAATGAAGTTCAGGGCAGAGACTGGTGCGAGACCTTTATCCCGGCTGAGCAACGAGACTGGATCCGCAAACTATTCGAAGACACCTCCAACGGTAACTCCACTGGCGAGAATGTGAATTCTATAGTAACCAAGAGTGGAGATCACCGTAAAATAAATTGGAGGTCAACAACCCTCAAAAATGACGACCACAATGTAATTGGTATCATATCCGTCGGAACAGACATCACCGAATTAAATCTGACTCAAGAAAAATTGCTTCAAGCCGGGAGGCTCTCTGCCATCGGCGAAGCCATGACGGGCTTGACTCATGAAAGCCGAAATGCCTTGGCCCGCAGCCAGG
- a CDS encoding chemotaxis protein CheB: protein MSATVKKQTKRNSATSSAKAGKTQGKGKQTKKKLIKKNGARKAHTSKKQPDSPVQPAHAFPVVAIGASAGGLEAMNELFDNMPGNTGMAFVVVTHQHPSHTSLLPELLGKETEMPVIEATDGLKVEPNRVYVGPPGGYLAILNSTLHRMETGATASPKLPIDYFFRSLAEDQQEKAICIVLSGTGTDGTLGLKAIKGASGMAMVEKPQSAKYAGMPASAIATNLADYVLPPAAMPQQLVAYAKGSYLKGAAVAAETPTVSAEPMQKIFVLLRNRTGHDFSSYKSSTLRRRIERRMKVHQLDDPNQYVRYLQENPHEIDNLFKEMLIGVTSFFRDPEAWVALGEALQELIKTRPDNYNFRAWIPGCSSGEEVFSIAIMLRECMDNLKRRCEVNLFGTDLDVEAIELARSSQYPDGIAVDVSPNRLERFFVREDSSYRVRREIREMSVFAPQNVIKDPPFTKLDLISCRNMLIYMNADLQKRLLPIFHYALKPGGLLFLGPSETIGSYTDLFETIDKRWKIYRRKECVSAIHVLPEIPIQSIAHEGDEAIPVPTAPLAKETRISTIIEQLLLDRFVPASIVVNDRGEIIYIQGRTGEYLEPSQGQPRHNVLEMARDGLRIELATAMRQATTHDNDVIRENVCVKSNGDFVHVTLCVTKINAPESVRGLLLVTFQPMSHAQSKPPSISSKKRNKVVVDDNAEKREREFQFLRESHQRTLEELETSNEELKSSNEELQSTNEELQSTNEELETSKEEMQSLNEELTTVNTELQSKVDDLSQANDDMQNLLNSTDIATVFLDRELNIKRFTEQSTDLIRLRRTDVGRPITELASNLEYDGLQKDCSEVLKTLVSKECEVRDKNGEVYLMRIIPYRTVDNVIDGLVLTFVNIDRTKAIEQLSREARDYFEGIVNTIHTPLLVLDDSLHVVSANCAFYQLFRLRPKQVEGELIYEIGNSEWDIDSLRELLEDILPKNTTFDNYEVNAEFRKIGHKVFLLNARRIRRTMGLPEMILLALEDITEN, encoded by the coding sequence ATGAGTGCTACTGTGAAGAAGCAAACCAAACGTAATTCAGCTACCAGTTCAGCGAAGGCCGGAAAAACGCAGGGTAAGGGAAAGCAAACCAAAAAGAAGCTGATAAAAAAGAATGGTGCTCGCAAAGCTCACACGTCCAAGAAACAACCTGATTCACCGGTGCAACCTGCTCATGCCTTTCCTGTAGTCGCAATCGGAGCATCAGCCGGTGGGCTGGAAGCGATGAATGAACTGTTTGACAACATGCCCGGCAATACCGGTATGGCTTTTGTAGTTGTAACACATCAACATCCGAGTCATACCAGTCTGTTACCCGAATTACTGGGTAAGGAAACCGAAATGCCGGTCATCGAGGCGACCGATGGTCTGAAGGTCGAGCCGAACCGTGTTTACGTCGGACCGCCCGGTGGGTATTTGGCGATCTTGAATTCCACGCTACATCGAATGGAAACCGGAGCAACGGCATCGCCTAAGCTGCCCATTGATTACTTCTTTCGGTCGCTGGCCGAAGACCAACAGGAAAAGGCGATTTGTATCGTTTTATCGGGCACGGGTACTGATGGCACGCTCGGACTGAAGGCGATCAAGGGCGCATCGGGGATGGCTATGGTAGAAAAACCGCAGTCGGCCAAATACGCGGGCATGCCCGCCAGTGCAATTGCCACCAATCTGGCCGATTACGTCCTGCCTCCAGCCGCCATGCCACAACAGCTTGTTGCATACGCCAAAGGGTCTTATTTAAAGGGGGCAGCTGTGGCCGCGGAAACACCAACGGTTTCCGCCGAGCCCATGCAGAAGATTTTCGTTCTGTTGCGCAATCGGACCGGCCACGATTTCTCATCTTATAAGAGCAGTACACTCCGCCGACGCATCGAACGCAGGATGAAAGTTCATCAACTCGATGATCCCAACCAATACGTCCGTTACTTGCAAGAAAATCCCCACGAAATCGACAACCTGTTTAAAGAAATGTTAATCGGCGTGACCAGTTTCTTTCGCGACCCGGAAGCGTGGGTCGCACTTGGTGAGGCTCTCCAGGAATTGATCAAAACACGACCAGACAATTACAACTTTCGGGCATGGATCCCCGGTTGTTCCAGTGGCGAAGAAGTCTTCAGCATTGCGATCATGTTACGGGAATGCATGGATAACCTGAAACGGCGTTGCGAAGTGAATCTCTTTGGAACCGACCTCGACGTAGAAGCCATCGAGCTGGCGCGCAGCAGCCAGTATCCGGATGGCATTGCAGTGGACGTATCACCGAATCGGTTGGAACGTTTTTTCGTGCGTGAAGATAGTAGCTATCGCGTCCGCAGGGAGATCCGCGAGATGTCAGTCTTTGCACCACAAAACGTGATCAAAGATCCGCCTTTCACGAAGTTAGACCTGATCTCCTGCCGTAACATGCTGATCTATATGAATGCCGACTTGCAAAAGCGGCTGCTGCCGATCTTTCATTACGCACTAAAACCTGGTGGTCTGCTCTTCTTAGGTCCTTCCGAGACCATCGGTTCGTACACTGATTTGTTCGAAACGATTGATAAACGCTGGAAGATCTATCGCCGCAAGGAGTGTGTATCGGCAATTCATGTGCTGCCTGAGATTCCTATCCAATCGATTGCTCACGAAGGAGATGAAGCCATTCCCGTGCCGACAGCCCCGCTCGCTAAAGAGACTCGTATCTCGACGATTATTGAGCAGTTGTTATTAGATCGTTTTGTGCCGGCGAGCATCGTGGTAAACGACCGAGGTGAAATTATTTATATCCAGGGACGAACCGGCGAATACCTCGAACCTTCTCAAGGCCAACCACGCCACAATGTGTTGGAGATGGCTCGCGATGGCCTGCGAATTGAATTGGCAACGGCCATGCGCCAGGCTACCACTCACGATAATGATGTCATTCGTGAAAATGTGTGTGTCAAATCCAACGGCGACTTCGTCCACGTTACACTTTGCGTAACGAAGATTAACGCACCCGAATCGGTAAGAGGGTTGTTACTCGTGACGTTCCAACCCATGTCCCATGCACAAAGTAAGCCACCCTCAATATCGTCAAAAAAACGAAACAAAGTAGTGGTCGACGACAACGCTGAAAAACGGGAACGGGAATTTCAATTCTTAAGGGAATCTCACCAGAGAACGCTTGAAGAGTTGGAAACTTCGAATGAGGAACTCAAGTCCAGCAACGAGGAATTGCAGAGCACGAACGAGGAATTACAAAGCACAAATGAAGAACTGGAGACCTCAAAAGAAGAAATGCAGTCCCTCAACGAAGAACTGACCACAGTCAATACTGAGTTGCAGTCGAAAGTAGACGACCTCTCGCAAGCCAACGACGACATGCAGAACCTGCTCAACAGTACCGACATCGCCACGGTTTTTCTCGATCGCGAATTGAACATCAAGCGTTTCACAGAACAGTCTACCGATTTGATCCGGCTCCGCCGGACAGATGTAGGCCGACCCATCACTGAGTTAGCCTCAAATCTGGAGTATGATGGTCTTCAGAAAGATTGCAGCGAGGTACTCAAGACGCTCGTCAGCAAGGAATGCGAAGTGCGCGACAAGAATGGAGAAGTTTATTTAATGCGGATCATTCCGTACCGTACTGTTGATAACGTGATCGATGGTCTGGTACTGACATTTGTGAATATTGATCGAACGAAAGCGATTGAACAGTTAAGCCGTGAGGCACGCGATTATTTCGAAGGCATTGTCAATACCATACATACGCCACTTTTGGTTCTCGATGACAGTTTGCACGTGGTATCGGCAAATTGCGCCTTTTACCAATTATTTCGTCTGCGGCCCAAGCAGGTCGAAGGAGAGTTAATCTACGAGATTGGAAACTCCGAGTGGGACATCGATTCCCTACGCGAGTTGTTAGAAGATATTCTACCGAAGAACACGACATTCGATAATTATGAAGTGAACGCAGAGTTTAGAAAGATCGGCCACAAAGTCTTTCTCTTAAACGCCCGCCGAATCCGACGCACCATGGGCCTGCCTGAAATGATCCTACTGGCGTTGGAAGACATCACAGAGAATTGA
- a CDS encoding BON domain-containing protein yields MVVVREFQESSQLNNSALNDMRLEEQLWEALHRMGILPNGSIQITVQDSTVTLSGEVASYYLKQLAQTVVLHNNNVNFLRNEIRVSKYIES; encoded by the coding sequence ATGGTCGTCGTAAGAGAATTTCAGGAAAGTTCGCAGTTAAATAATTCGGCCCTCAATGATATGCGCCTGGAAGAACAGTTATGGGAAGCATTACACCGTATGGGTATTTTACCCAATGGAAGCATACAGATTACCGTTCAAGATTCTACTGTCACGTTGAGCGGTGAGGTCGCGAGTTATTATCTCAAGCAGCTTGCGCAAACTGTTGTCTTGCACAACAACAACGTCAATTTTCTCCGCAATGAAATTCGGGTCTCTAAATACATTGAAAGTTAG
- a CDS encoding hemerythrin domain-containing protein gives MPLPDIFREQFLKTSNGHRNITDAISELRTFWIEVTEIGCGPQFEEMGARLYRFRNQLASHFDEEEQVFYGLEKAADTTSREKLQQLRDEHHIFLDRLTDAAEHLKCDCEHLTFVDWEKMGDELDDIIDRLADHEVAETELINKMMVSKEFSTC, from the coding sequence ATGCCTTTACCAGATATATTTCGCGAACAGTTTTTAAAAACATCTAACGGACACCGAAATATTACCGATGCGATCAGCGAATTGAGAACATTTTGGATTGAAGTCACTGAAATTGGCTGTGGTCCTCAATTCGAAGAAATGGGAGCCCGCCTCTATCGTTTTCGCAATCAACTTGCTTCACATTTTGATGAAGAAGAGCAGGTGTTCTATGGTTTGGAGAAAGCAGCCGACACCACTTCACGTGAAAAGCTCCAGCAGCTACGTGACGAACATCACATCTTTTTGGATCGTTTAACAGACGCTGCTGAACATCTTAAATGTGATTGTGAGCATCTGACATTTGTTGACTGGGAAAAAATGGGGGATGAACTTGACGATATTATTGATCGCTTAGCCGATCACGAAGTCGCTGAGACAGAACTCATTAACAAAATGATGGTAAGCAAGGAGTTCTCCACCTGTTGA
- a CDS encoding SAM-dependent methyltransferase: MNPTKSDSTMQRTQPGGLAGSESNVILSDTHYRLPDPQHTPGKATAFDKWLMRTMLQKAGNPEIEVVLWDNSVISTSVSSPPVRVYINHRNTLYKMLIDPSLYFGDGYSRGTIEVEGGLIAFNEAINRCTHTVDTKHFYRDGIRKGLSWLRRNTIDAARSNVHHHYDIGNEFYKLWLDQQLAYTCAYFSDPEMSLESAQIAKMDHVCRKIGLKPGDTVIEAGCGWGALALHMAKNYGAKVKAFNISHEQIVYARDRAKSEGLSDRVEFVEDDWRNMTGSYDSFVSVGMLEHIGLKNYEKLGEVISRCQSPRGRGLVHSIGCNSPRVLDSWTTKQIFPGAHVPSLSEMMQIFEPPKFSILDVENIRLHYALTLQHWLERYEQHIDQVREMFDENFIRTWRLYLSASIAAFRVGCLQLFQVVFTNGGNNEIPWTRAGLYQTESSGSIKE, encoded by the coding sequence GTGAATCCAACAAAGTCTGACTCAACAATGCAGCGTACGCAACCAGGAGGACTGGCAGGTTCTGAAAGCAATGTGATTCTTTCAGACACTCATTATCGTTTACCAGATCCGCAGCATACTCCAGGTAAAGCAACCGCTTTTGACAAATGGCTGATGCGGACTATGCTGCAGAAAGCGGGCAACCCGGAAATTGAAGTCGTTTTATGGGACAATTCCGTGATCTCGACTTCCGTGTCCTCTCCTCCCGTTCGTGTTTATATCAATCATCGTAACACGCTGTATAAGATGTTGATCGATCCCAGCTTGTATTTTGGCGACGGATATTCCCGAGGCACGATAGAAGTGGAAGGCGGTTTGATTGCCTTTAATGAAGCGATCAACCGGTGCACACATACCGTCGATACGAAGCACTTTTATCGAGATGGGATTCGCAAAGGCTTGAGCTGGTTACGGCGCAATACGATCGACGCGGCTCGGAGTAATGTCCACCACCATTATGATATCGGAAATGAGTTCTATAAGCTCTGGCTGGATCAGCAACTGGCTTATACGTGTGCCTATTTTTCTGATCCGGAAATGTCCCTGGAATCAGCCCAAATTGCAAAGATGGACCATGTCTGCCGTAAGATCGGGTTGAAACCGGGAGATACGGTCATCGAAGCGGGGTGTGGCTGGGGGGCTTTGGCTTTACATATGGCTAAAAATTACGGTGCCAAAGTGAAAGCCTTTAATATTTCGCACGAACAAATTGTCTATGCACGTGACCGTGCCAAGTCGGAAGGCTTGAGTGATCGTGTGGAATTTGTAGAAGATGACTGGCGGAACATGACTGGCAGCTACGACTCGTTCGTTTCTGTCGGGATGCTAGAACACATTGGCCTGAAAAATTATGAAAAACTGGGGGAAGTGATATCCCGTTGTCAAAGCCCCCGCGGTCGTGGATTAGTACATTCCATCGGCTGTAACTCGCCGCGCGTGTTAGACAGTTGGACGACAAAACAAATTTTTCCCGGTGCGCATGTTCCCAGTTTGAGCGAGATGATGCAGATTTTCGAACCTCCAAAATTTTCGATTCTTGATGTCGAAAATATACGCCTGCATTATGCTCTCACGTTGCAACACTGGTTGGAAAGGTATGAACAGCATATCGATCAGGTCAGAGAAATGTTCGATGAGAATTTCATCCGCACCTGGCGTCTCTATCTGTCGGCTTCGATTGCCGCATTTCGTGTCGGCTGCCTGCAATTGTTTCAGGTGGTCTTTACGAATGGCGGAAATAATGAAATTCCGTGGACACGGGCCGGTTTGTATCAGACTGAATCTTCTGGATCGATAAAAGAATAA
- a CDS encoding hemolysin family protein, protein MLWLLGSIAVFVALSGLMAAVDAAVLSVSQPEVDELILRGKYGARRLREVKQELTHSLAVVVILTNLINVLGPILVSQQAFVLYGPRALVPITIVLMLGTIVFSEVIPKALGSHYAPRLARWSAPVIRVLGFAIYPLSVALAWLSDTLMRGQRKIGTETQIRALVRLGRKGGHIEPDEGHMIFRTFCLNDRMAQDIMTPLEKVVSIPASATVREAADIIRTQEFSRYPMFGKSPDDVRGMLIARDVLRMLADGEKETSITSILHSPFVVCADTRADKLLMEFRTRHQHLAVVQQMERTVGIVTLEDVLEEIVGEIEDEKDVESRW, encoded by the coding sequence ATGCTTTGGCTTCTAGGTTCAATTGCCGTATTTGTCGCCTTGTCCGGGTTGATGGCCGCTGTCGATGCAGCAGTCCTTAGCGTTTCTCAGCCGGAGGTCGATGAACTGATTCTACGCGGCAAATACGGTGCGCGACGGCTGCGGGAAGTGAAACAGGAACTGACTCATTCGCTGGCCGTCGTCGTGATTCTTACCAACCTGATCAATGTACTCGGGCCGATTCTCGTCAGCCAGCAGGCATTCGTACTTTACGGCCCAAGGGCCTTGGTTCCCATCACGATTGTGCTCATGCTCGGAACGATTGTCTTTTCGGAAGTGATTCCGAAGGCGCTGGGATCGCATTACGCGCCGCGATTGGCTCGCTGGTCAGCCCCAGTGATTCGCGTCTTGGGGTTCGCCATCTATCCGCTCAGCGTTGCGCTCGCCTGGCTTTCCGACACGTTGATGCGGGGACAAAGGAAAATCGGAACAGAAACGCAGATACGCGCGCTCGTCAGACTAGGTCGAAAGGGCGGCCACATCGAACCGGACGAGGGCCACATGATCTTCCGAACGTTTTGCCTCAACGATCGGATGGCTCAAGACATCATGACACCGCTGGAAAAGGTGGTCTCCATTCCTGCATCGGCCACGGTTAGAGAAGCAGCAGATATTATTCGCACTCAGGAGTTTTCACGCTACCCGATGTTCGGAAAATCTCCTGACGATGTTCGGGGTATGCTGATCGCCCGTGATGTATTGAGGATGCTTGCTGATGGTGAGAAAGAGACGTCAATCACCTCGATCCTGCACTCGCCATTTGTCGTCTGTGCCGATACTCGCGCCGACAAACTGTTGATGGAGTTCCGCACGCGTCACCAGCATCTGGCCGTCGTTCAGCAGATGGAACGAACAGTCGGCATTGTGACATTGGAAGACGTTCTGGAGGAAATCGTCGGCGAAATTGAGGATGAGAAGGACGTTGAGTCGAGATGGTGA
- a CDS encoding histone deacetylase family protein, protein MALLYVDPRFLEHRTGIHPESPERLHYLYTYLITTKLIDQFQVAKFAPAPLQQLLLVHDPEYISHVEKFTTSGGGLIAPDTVVSKASFEVASLAVGAVIDAVDRVFEGPHHQAICLVRPPGHHALPETAMGFCLFNNVAIAAIHARKRGAKRILIVDWDVHHGNGTQEVFYRDADVFYVSIHRSPFFPWTGASDETGAGPGLGTIFNLPLPFGVSRADLLTKFQEILQQAANRCRPDLVLLSAGFDAHREDPIGSLGLEVEDFASLTSLVVDVANQYCDGRLVSTLEGGYNIPVLAKSVERHLITILEEGKSTIPDRSIS, encoded by the coding sequence ATGGCACTGTTATATGTTGATCCACGCTTTCTCGAACACCGAACTGGGATTCACCCTGAGTCTCCCGAACGTCTCCACTATTTATATACCTACTTGATAACGACAAAGCTCATCGATCAATTTCAAGTAGCAAAGTTTGCTCCAGCGCCCCTTCAGCAACTTCTTTTAGTCCATGATCCGGAATACATTTCTCATGTAGAGAAGTTTACAACTTCCGGAGGTGGTCTGATTGCTCCGGATACAGTCGTTAGCAAGGCATCTTTTGAAGTCGCCAGTCTCGCTGTTGGGGCGGTGATTGATGCCGTCGATAGGGTATTTGAAGGTCCACATCACCAAGCAATATGCCTTGTGCGACCACCGGGCCATCACGCACTTCCAGAAACTGCCATGGGGTTTTGCCTTTTCAACAATGTCGCTATTGCGGCGATTCACGCTCGGAAGCGTGGTGCCAAACGAATATTGATCGTGGATTGGGACGTTCATCATGGGAATGGGACACAAGAAGTATTTTATCGAGATGCCGACGTATTCTATGTATCGATTCACCGTTCGCCATTTTTCCCATGGACTGGTGCGTCCGATGAAACAGGAGCAGGGCCAGGTTTGGGAACCATTTTTAACTTACCACTCCCGTTTGGTGTGTCGCGGGCTGATCTTCTGACGAAATTCCAAGAGATTCTACAACAAGCCGCGAATCGCTGTCGTCCGGATCTTGTGTTATTAAGCGCCGGCTTCGATGCACATAGAGAAGACCCTATTGGATCGCTTGGTTTAGAAGTTGAAGACTTTGCTTCATTGACCTCCTTAGTTGTGGATGTCGCAAATCAATATTGTGATGGCCGTTTAGTGAGCACTCTCGAAGGAGGCTACAACATCCCGGTTCTGGCAAAATCTGTAGAGCGTCATTTGATAACAATTCTCGAAGAGGGTAAGTCCACAATCCCAGATAGAAGTATCTCTTGA